The genomic region ATTTGATGGGACAACAACGATATCAACATTACTTTCCGGAACGGAAAAAGATAATGGTTTTGAAATGATAAGGTATCGGCGCTCAGCGTTCTGTTGAACAATTTCGCATTTTTTCAAGACTTTGATGAACTCGATCGCACTTCCGTCAGCAACAGGGATTTCTTCACCATCAATTTCAACAATGATGTTATCAATTTGTAAACCTCTGATAGCTGCCAGAACATGCTCGATGGTGGCAACAGTGGCTTCTTTAATTCCGATATTTGTGCCACGTTGCAAACTCTGTACATGTTTTATGTCAGCAGGTATTTCAGGTTTTCCGGGTAAGTCCACCCGTTTAAAGATAATGCCGGAATCTTCAGCCCCGGACTTAAAAGTGATTGTGTTGATTTTTCCGTAATGAAGTCCGATTCCAGTATAGCTAAACTGATTTTTTATCGTTTGTTGGTTTTCACTTCTTTCAATCATTCATTTCCTCATTTTTCTTAAGCTTTTTGAATAATTTGCGAATATCAGGTAAATCCCTCATACAAGCAATGATGCGTCTTTGAAGTCCGGCTTCGGTGGCAGGGTAACCAAACATTGTTTTATCATCAGGAACATTTTTACTAATTCCTGATTGGGCTGCCACCTTTACTCGATTGCCAATTTTTATATGATCGGCAACTCCGACCTGTCCGGCAAGTATCACATCGTCACCGATTTCTGTGCTACCGGCTATTCCTGCTTGTGAGCAAAGTATTGAATTTTTGCCGATAACCACGTTGTGTCCAACTTGAATAAGATTATCAAGTTTTGTTCCTTGTTTGATGATAGTATTCCCGAGAGCACCTCGATCAATACACGCATTTGCTCCGATTTCAACATTATTCTCAATAATCACTCCCCCGATTTGGGGAATTTTTCTATGCATTTTTCCGTCCCACAAGTAGCCAAAACCGTCAGAACCGATAGTAACACCAGCGTGGATTATTACATTTTCGCTGATAATAACTTCCGGATATATAGTTACATTCGGAAAAATATGGGTATTATTTCCGATAGTTACATCATTTTTGATAACAGCATTTGGTTCTATGTGAACGTTATTTCCGAGAACGCAATTTTCCCCAACAAAAACTCCGGCTTCTACCTGAATATTCTCAGAAAGAATAGCGCTGGAATGAATATTTGCATTTGGATGGATGTTTTGACCGTGTAATATCTTTTTATCACTTTGCAAAAAATATGTAACTAGTCTCAGAAATGATTCATAGGGGTTTTTAGTAAGAATATAATTACGTTTGGGAAAATTGGAAATATCAATATTTTCAGGAATAAAGACCACGCCGGCGTTTGTGTTCAACAATTGATCTTTAAATTTTTCGTCTTGATAAAAAACCGCAGCGGAACTTTTACCCTCATCCAATGAATCAACCGAG from Candidatus Cloacimonadota bacterium harbors:
- the lpxD gene encoding UDP-3-O-(3-hydroxymyristoyl)glucosamine N-acyltransferase, coding for MKKFKLSLSLQEIEKISQGKLILVNEISIDSVDSLDEGKSSAAVFYQDEKFKDQLLNTNAGVVFIPENIDISNFPKRNYILTKNPYESFLRLVTYFLQSDKKILHGQNIHPNANIHSSAILSENIQVEAGVFVGENCVLGNNVHIEPNAVIKNDVTIGNNTHIFPNVTIYPEVIISENVIIHAGVTIGSDGFGYLWDGKMHRKIPQIGGVIIENNVEIGANACIDRGALGNTIIKQGTKLDNLIQVGHNVVIGKNSILCSQAGIAGSTEIGDDVILAGQVGVADHIKIGNRVKVAAQSGISKNVPDDKTMFGYPATEAGLQRRIIACMRDLPDIRKLFKKLKKNEEMND